The following proteins come from a genomic window of Myroides odoratus DSM 2801:
- a CDS encoding T9SS type A sorting domain-containing protein has product MKLLVVALLVSTFGFSQKVKWEQTLGSTHSEYLFDVVPTADYGFLLAGSSLSNEGGDIKAKRRGNIDAWLWKMKEDGAQEWQYRLGGDGNDYLHSICHTADGGFLLGITSTSGKSGDKTEENKGKEDLWLVKLNAAKTIEWQRSYGGIGTEEIVKVIALKGGDYVVLANSNSVVSGDKTAPYYGGMDLWILRLNAQGAIVWQKSYGGEYKEVGIDIIETSNRGLLIGAQSNSPRSGTKTAEAYGGMDYWLIQLDATGKEQWQRTYGGAQEEELKEIQQVKDGGYALFGMSNSDVSGSKTSKQESQLDYWVVQVDERGSEVKSFVYSYGDYNILTNGFVDPKGDFFLGGSSIASIEKASTFEYLGTRLDGERSVAWEKSISSKGNDVLTKVIQTRDGGYVFAGTSNGEKSKVKAAQKGGNDFWIVKVEPEEKEREEPTRITLEAFPNPTTGFSNIVMNFAYTTGKMEVYDLGGRLLQSRAIEYQTEPVDLTALSRGTYIIWVKTDTESGSINVVRR; this is encoded by the coding sequence ATGAAATTACTAGTAGTAGCTCTTTTGGTTTCCACTTTTGGATTTAGTCAAAAAGTAAAATGGGAACAAACGTTGGGTAGTACGCATTCGGAATATTTATTTGATGTAGTACCAACCGCGGATTATGGTTTTTTATTAGCGGGGAGTTCCCTGTCCAATGAAGGAGGAGATATCAAAGCGAAGCGCCGTGGGAATATCGATGCTTGGTTGTGGAAGATGAAAGAGGATGGCGCCCAAGAATGGCAATATCGACTAGGAGGAGATGGAAATGATTATTTGCACAGCATTTGCCATACGGCAGATGGTGGTTTTTTATTGGGTATTACGTCTACCTCTGGAAAATCAGGAGATAAAACAGAAGAAAATAAGGGTAAGGAAGATTTGTGGTTGGTGAAGCTTAATGCCGCTAAAACAATCGAATGGCAACGCAGTTATGGCGGAATAGGAACGGAGGAAATTGTCAAGGTGATTGCCTTAAAAGGAGGAGATTATGTGGTACTAGCCAATAGCAATTCTGTTGTATCAGGAGATAAAACGGCTCCTTATTATGGAGGGATGGACCTGTGGATTTTGCGATTAAATGCACAAGGTGCTATTGTGTGGCAGAAGAGCTATGGAGGGGAATATAAAGAAGTGGGGATTGATATTATCGAAACAAGCAATAGAGGTTTGCTTATTGGTGCTCAATCGAATTCTCCTCGCAGTGGCACTAAAACAGCTGAAGCTTATGGAGGTATGGATTATTGGTTGATTCAGTTAGATGCAACAGGAAAAGAGCAATGGCAACGCACCTACGGTGGAGCACAAGAAGAGGAACTAAAAGAAATTCAACAAGTAAAAGACGGAGGTTATGCGCTATTTGGTATGTCTAATTCAGATGTATCGGGAAGTAAAACCAGCAAACAAGAAAGTCAATTAGATTATTGGGTGGTTCAAGTGGATGAACGCGGTAGCGAAGTCAAATCATTTGTATATAGCTATGGGGATTATAATATCTTAACCAATGGTTTTGTGGATCCTAAGGGAGACTTCTTTTTAGGAGGGAGTAGTATTGCTAGTATAGAAAAGGCATCGACCTTTGAATATTTAGGTACTCGTTTGGATGGAGAACGCAGTGTTGCTTGGGAAAAATCCATCAGCAGCAAAGGCAACGATGTCTTGACTAAGGTAATTCAAACCCGCGATGGAGGGTATGTTTTTGCAGGTACGTCTAATGGTGAAAAGAGTAAGGTGAAGGCTGCACAAAAAGGAGGGAATGACTTTTGGATTGTCAAAGTAGAACCAGAGGAGAAAGAAAGAGAAGAGCCTACGCGTATTACATTGGAGGCCTTTCCCAACCCAACGACTGGTTTTTCGAATATCGTGATGAATTTTGCCTATACCACAGGAAAAATGGAAGTTTACGATTTAGGTGGACGCTTGTTACAAAGCAGAGCAATTGAGTATCAAACGGAACCAGTTGATTTAACAGCGCTATCTCGGGGCACCTATATTATTTGGGTGAAAACCGATACGGAAAGTGGAAGTATTAACGTGGTAAGAAGATAA
- a CDS encoding DUF6443 domain-containing protein codes for MKKIYILVAFCLGVSVFGQTRTENYIKTTQPQYATSNPLLSVLDRPKLETVVYYDGLGRPKQEIAVGIGPKNKNVIKHIEYELNIGQTKEYLPFVYNYNPDTGQDQGFVVESTTNKMPYLSYAKSQTETFYNSEKYERTTNPYSETEFEKSPLKRVLQQASPGEDWKMADNASHTVKHTYRFNMANHVKKFKAIATWNASLKAYDIRLVDEGYFAANKLYVTSTKDEDGNYSERFTDQEDKVLATVQVLDRELAVVDPIWPGGSLSGGITSGVSNELAGKSVSEIINHAEDIGNNLTDQVSEGVNSLTPPVNPINPGILNPYVGIALYTYYVYDQYNNLTYVLPPLAYGKTDATILDKLCYQYKYDHKNRLVAKKLPGKEWEFMVYDKADRLLAQGPVYSPFGDEAKGWMFSKYDAFGRVVYTGFYTGTPSTAAGRATFQGQVDTTVDFHEKKATVSTIDQVSVPYTNVTLPKTAIKILGVNYYDDYSFAGAPAAIETIEAEEVITQVKGLPTGAWTRVITTANEAQGTLSYMLYDYKERVLRSYKTNTLGGYTQVDTKYNFRGLPTKTLTSHKYKNGVDPTTIEQRHYYDKAERLLYQTHKIGNADPVVLFENVYDELGRIKQKRIGGRERLQVIIQPREAVQNANPVFLDNPIRTSFLQEINYTYNIRGWLTQVNSTSNLEAGDFGKKALFAMKLNYNTLDSEGISGVKKLYNGNIAEQTWKTAQDNVLRRYSYAYDKVNRLKAGTYQEPGGITPIIGLYDETMNYDANGNITSLNRKGRSVNTAIALDLDQLIYSYEGNILQKVVDSSNNTDGFKQGSTADKHYDYDSFGNLKVDRNKGITTMKYNHLNLPTEVVFAAGKITYLYTATGEKVQKKVTQGSTTVVTDYIDGFQYVNGVLSFFPTAEGYFNAETSSYVYQYRDHLGNVRLSYSDADKNDKIDVGEIIEETNYYPFGLAHQGYNEKNNTIGEKYKYQYNDREWQHELGLNITAMDFRMYDNALGRFYGIDKLTEAIPGITPFHFGYNNPIMMSDPSGLLSQGFLQGLWNNSSSTGWNTWTNQGDDFFNDFGNIGVNSTTGKSTFYESLPNITISSSFSSSQRGILIQDHVYKNASGYQYFRDGLRETQLDNLQSGLDIIGMVPIIGEPIDLINAGISYGRGRYVEGSLSLAATIPFIGVGATTAKIATKTGVQYTKSSLAFGREIHAGYKVAEHAPALGRFKEFTGIKGIRPDFVDFGTKTIYELKPFNPRGIRSGTKQLNNYKSLFEQNYGGTWKTVLDHY; via the coding sequence ATGAAAAAGATATATATACTGGTAGCATTTTGTTTGGGAGTTAGTGTTTTCGGACAAACTCGCACAGAAAACTACATCAAGACAACACAACCTCAGTACGCAACTAGCAATCCACTGCTGTCTGTACTGGATAGACCAAAGTTAGAAACTGTGGTTTATTATGATGGTTTAGGCCGCCCGAAGCAGGAAATTGCAGTGGGAATAGGACCTAAAAATAAGAATGTTATTAAGCATATCGAATATGAACTGAATATTGGGCAGACGAAAGAATATCTCCCGTTTGTCTACAATTATAATCCAGATACAGGACAAGATCAAGGCTTTGTAGTTGAGTCAACAACAAATAAGATGCCTTATTTGTCCTATGCTAAAAGTCAAACGGAGACATTTTACAACAGTGAAAAATACGAACGCACGACCAACCCGTATAGTGAAACGGAGTTTGAAAAATCGCCTTTAAAGCGGGTCTTACAACAAGCCTCACCTGGGGAAGATTGGAAAATGGCTGACAATGCAAGCCATACGGTCAAGCATACCTATAGGTTTAATATGGCCAACCACGTAAAGAAATTCAAAGCGATAGCGACTTGGAATGCGAGTTTGAAAGCGTATGACATTCGCCTGGTGGATGAGGGGTATTTTGCCGCCAATAAGCTGTATGTAACTTCAACCAAAGATGAGGATGGTAATTATTCGGAGCGTTTCACGGATCAAGAGGACAAAGTCTTGGCTACGGTTCAAGTGCTAGACCGTGAATTGGCTGTTGTAGATCCTATTTGGCCAGGTGGTTCGTTATCTGGAGGCATTACTAGTGGCGTTTCAAATGAGCTAGCAGGAAAAAGTGTAAGTGAAATCATCAATCATGCGGAAGACATTGGGAATAACTTGACGGATCAGGTATCTGAAGGAGTGAACTCACTTACTCCACCTGTCAACCCGATAAATCCAGGTATTTTGAACCCGTATGTTGGAATCGCGCTTTATACTTATTATGTCTATGACCAGTATAATAACTTAACGTATGTATTACCTCCTTTGGCCTATGGAAAGACGGATGCCACTATTTTAGATAAGTTGTGTTATCAGTACAAATACGACCACAAGAATCGCTTGGTGGCGAAGAAACTCCCCGGAAAAGAATGGGAGTTTATGGTGTATGATAAAGCCGATCGCCTATTGGCACAAGGTCCGGTGTATAGTCCTTTTGGAGACGAAGCAAAAGGTTGGATGTTTAGCAAATACGATGCTTTTGGGCGTGTGGTATATACTGGATTCTATACGGGAACTCCAAGTACAGCAGCAGGAAGAGCTACGTTTCAAGGACAGGTGGACACAACAGTTGATTTTCACGAGAAAAAAGCTACAGTTAGTACAATCGATCAAGTATCGGTTCCCTATACTAATGTGACTCTACCTAAAACCGCAATCAAAATTTTAGGAGTCAACTACTATGATGATTATAGCTTTGCAGGAGCGCCTGCTGCTATTGAAACAATAGAAGCAGAAGAAGTAATCACCCAGGTCAAAGGATTGCCTACAGGTGCTTGGACTCGAGTGATTACCACAGCGAATGAAGCACAAGGAACACTCAGTTATATGCTCTACGATTACAAAGAACGCGTATTGAGAAGTTACAAAACCAATACTTTGGGAGGTTATACCCAAGTTGATACGAAGTACAACTTCCGAGGTCTTCCAACCAAAACGCTGACCAGTCACAAGTATAAAAATGGAGTAGATCCCACCACTATAGAACAGCGTCATTATTATGATAAGGCTGAACGTCTGTTGTATCAAACCCATAAAATAGGTAATGCTGATCCAGTAGTTCTTTTTGAAAATGTATACGATGAATTAGGACGTATCAAACAGAAACGAATAGGAGGAAGAGAAAGACTCCAGGTGATTATTCAACCAAGAGAAGCAGTACAGAATGCCAACCCTGTTTTTTTAGACAACCCAATACGTACCTCCTTTTTGCAAGAAATTAATTACACGTACAATATCCGCGGTTGGTTAACCCAGGTAAACAGTACGAGTAATTTAGAGGCTGGTGATTTTGGCAAGAAAGCTTTGTTTGCAATGAAGCTGAACTACAATACCTTGGATAGTGAGGGAATTAGTGGAGTCAAGAAATTATACAACGGAAACATTGCTGAACAAACCTGGAAAACAGCCCAAGACAATGTATTGCGTCGTTATAGCTATGCGTATGATAAAGTTAACCGTTTAAAAGCAGGAACCTACCAAGAACCTGGAGGTATCACACCTATCATCGGATTGTATGATGAAACAATGAACTACGATGCCAATGGTAATATTACGAGCTTAAACCGCAAAGGACGCAGTGTGAATACGGCCATTGCGTTGGATCTCGATCAGCTGATTTACAGTTATGAGGGTAATATCCTGCAAAAAGTAGTAGACAGTTCCAACAATACTGATGGCTTCAAACAAGGGAGTACGGCTGATAAACACTACGATTACGATAGTTTTGGTAACCTGAAAGTAGACCGAAACAAGGGAATTACGACGATGAAGTACAACCATCTGAATTTACCTACTGAAGTAGTTTTTGCAGCCGGAAAAATTACGTACCTTTATACAGCCACAGGTGAAAAAGTACAGAAAAAAGTAACCCAAGGCAGTACAACAGTCGTTACAGATTATATCGATGGCTTCCAGTATGTCAATGGTGTATTGAGTTTCTTCCCTACAGCAGAAGGATATTTCAATGCAGAGACTAGTAGCTATGTATACCAATACCGAGACCATTTAGGCAACGTCCGTTTAAGCTATTCGGATGCGGATAAAAATGATAAAATCGACGTTGGCGAGATCATTGAAGAAACGAATTACTATCCATTTGGCTTGGCACATCAAGGGTATAATGAGAAGAATAATACCATTGGTGAAAAATATAAGTATCAATATAATGATAGAGAGTGGCAACATGAATTAGGTTTGAATATAACAGCCATGGACTTCCGAATGTATGACAATGCATTAGGAAGATTTTATGGTATTGATAAGTTGACGGAGGCTATACCTGGAATAACACCTTTTCACTTTGGATACAATAATCCAATAATGATGAGTGATCCTAGTGGATTATTGTCTCAAGGTTTTTTACAAGGGTTATGGAACAATAGTTCAAGTACAGGTTGGAATACTTGGACGAATCAGGGAGACGACTTTTTTAATGATTTTGGAAATATAGGTGTAAATAGTACAACAGGAAAGAGTACATTTTATGAAAGTTTGCCTAATATTACAATTTCGAGTAGTTTTAGCAGTAGCCAACGAGGAATATTGATTCAGGATCATGTGTATAAAAATGCATCGGGTTATCAGTATTTCAGAGATGGTCTTCGAGAAACACAATTAGATAATTTACAATCAGGGTTAGATATTATTGGGATGGTACCGATAATAGGCGAACCGATTGATTTAATCAATGCAGGTATTTCGTATGGAAGAGGTAGGTACGTAGAAGGATCTTTGAGTTTAGCGGCCACGATTCCATTTATTGGAGTTGGTGCTACAACAGCTAAAATTGCCACTAAGACGGGAGTGCAATATACCAAGTCCAGTTTAGCGTTTGGTAGAGAGATACATGCAGGTTATAAAGTTGCAGAACATGCCCCAGCACTTGGCCGATTTAAAGAATTTACGGGTATAAAAGGAATACGTCCTGACTTTGTAGATTTTGGAACCAAGACAATTTATGAATTGAAGCCATTTAATCCGAGAGGAATTAGATCAGGAACAAAACAATTGAATAACTACAAATCGCTTTTTGAGCAAAATTATGGTGGTACTTGGAAAACAGTTTTAGACCACTATTAA
- a CDS encoding DUF4304 domain-containing protein: MEKKELVSILNEVLAPIGFKKKGDYWVINGDEITKMINLQKSQFANSFYINYGYILKSVPLNGLMMHVFKGVGSTDKIEQQRITRLLDLSNNIPKEERANELKKLLYERLITNIQEVSTEEDVLNQLKKRPHLNDIPLVIKKYFNLLE, translated from the coding sequence ATGGAAAAAAAAGAATTAGTAAGTATTTTAAATGAGGTACTTGCTCCAATCGGATTTAAAAAGAAAGGCGACTACTGGGTTATAAATGGTGATGAAATCACAAAAATGATTAACCTTCAGAAATCACAATTCGCTAATAGTTTTTATATCAATTATGGTTACATCTTAAAATCAGTTCCTTTGAATGGATTAATGATGCATGTCTTTAAGGGCGTTGGTTCTACTGATAAAATAGAACAACAGAGAATTACAAGGTTGTTAGACCTTAGTAATAATATACCTAAAGAAGAAAGAGCGAATGAATTAAAAAAGCTCTTATACGAAAGATTGATAACTAATATTCAGGAAGTGAGTACCGAAGAAGATGTTTTAAACCAATTGAAGAAACGACCACACTTGAATGATATTCCTTTAGTCATCAAAAAGTATTTTAATTTACTAGAATAA
- a CDS encoding AHH domain-containing protein codes for MQNFATNKHKKYTPQIANQFGLRLNDAWNKQPLPHLGRHPKEYHEFVLAGMQKSQAGAGGSQTVFLNLYSKYVKQPVIKNPELLRKSGW; via the coding sequence ATACAAAATTTTGCAACAAATAAGCATAAGAAATATACACCTCAAATAGCCAATCAGTTTGGGCTTCGTCTTAATGATGCGTGGAATAAACAACCACTTCCACATTTAGGAAGACACCCTAAAGAATACCATGAATTTGTGCTTGCAGGAATGCAGAAATCACAAGCAGGGGCTGGTGGAAGTCAAACAGTATTTTTAAATTTATACAGTAAATATGTAAAACAACCGGTAATTAAGAATCCGGAGTTGTTAAGAAAATCGGGTTGGTAA
- a CDS encoding imm11 family protein gives MENYYFLSWKEEQKSSTSAFAPKGTKLAHDLISELRDVHKLPFELHLIKLDTDEKGLIISNDLSDVKEVWLDYQPNSLVWPIMSSKMKNLIESNLKGNENVDWIECTIKNKEEERIYFILRFNTVLDVLDFQQTSFVQDTDHIIRPVFSSSKIGAYTIFPKPASYNFWQITSGIFVSESLKKTMQKAKVTGIDFSKARIS, from the coding sequence ATGGAGAATTATTATTTTTTAAGTTGGAAAGAAGAACAGAAGTCTTCAACAAGTGCATTTGCCCCAAAAGGGACTAAGTTAGCTCATGATTTAATTTCAGAGTTGAGAGATGTACACAAGCTGCCATTTGAATTGCATTTGATAAAGCTAGATACTGATGAGAAAGGTTTAATTATTAGTAATGACCTTTCAGATGTAAAAGAAGTATGGTTGGATTATCAACCGAATAGCCTTGTTTGGCCTATAATGTCTAGCAAAATGAAAAATTTGATTGAATCAAATTTAAAAGGAAATGAGAATGTAGATTGGATTGAGTGTACAATAAAAAATAAAGAAGAAGAGCGGATCTATTTTATCCTTCGATTTAATACAGTATTAGATGTTTTGGATTTTCAACAAACAAGTTTTGTGCAAGATACTGATCATATCATCAGACCTGTTTTTTCGAGTTCAAAAATCGGTGCTTATACTATCTTTCCAAAACCAGCTTCATACAATTTTTGGCAAATTACATCAGGGATATTTGTCAGTGAAAGCTTAAAAAAGACAATGCAGAAAGCAAAAGTAACAGGCATAGATTTTTCAAAAGCAAGAATTTCGTGA
- a CDS encoding DUF2019 domain-containing protein: MTIKDIKIALEIFEEACIKHAEATEKGDYKTANKYYTKIVKVAKFLKEENAITNLKNYLSSPFVGVRLWAGYYWLTINEQEGIKVLKEIVNSPTIHSLTAETTLSEWKRGNLKIW, encoded by the coding sequence ATGACAATAAAAGATATAAAAATAGCATTGGAAATTTTTGAAGAAGCTTGCATCAAGCATGCTGAGGCAACAGAAAAAGGGGATTATAAAACAGCTAATAAATACTATACGAAGATTGTTAAGGTTGCTAAGTTTTTAAAAGAAGAAAACGCAATCACTAATCTTAAGAATTATTTATCAAGTCCTTTTGTAGGTGTCCGCCTTTGGGCAGGCTATTATTGGTTAACAATTAACGAACAAGAGGGGATAAAAGTATTAAAAGAAATTGTAAATAGTCCAACCATACATTCATTGACAGCAGAAACGACTTTGAGTGAATGGAAAAGAGGTAACTTAAAGATTTGGTAG
- a CDS encoding PIN domain-containing protein, with translation MMTKDNIKTKFLIEAIEWGKAIAVGDKKNVNKLHKKIQDLYTKAKELNHTNVFSELLSDPDENVRLWAATFTLKSFPDLAERTLEDLSKLTSITGLSAKTTLDLWRQGMLNLL, from the coding sequence ATGATGACAAAAGATAATATAAAAACAAAATTTTTAATAGAGGCTATTGAGTGGGGTAAGGCAATAGCCGTTGGAGATAAAAAAAATGTAAATAAACTCCACAAAAAAATACAAGATTTGTACACTAAAGCAAAGGAGTTAAACCATACAAATGTATTTAGTGAACTGCTTAGCGACCCAGATGAAAATGTAAGACTTTGGGCAGCAACTTTTACACTTAAGAGTTTTCCAGATTTAGCAGAAAGAACACTAGAAGATTTATCGAAATTAACTTCTATTACTGGATTATCTGCAAAAACGACTTTAGATTTATGGAGGCAAGGAATGTTAAATTTATTATGA
- a CDS encoding L-serine ammonia-lyase, giving the protein MECISVFDMLKIGVGPSSSHTLGPWRAAELFLKELKERQLFNQVQNLTVDLFGSLSLTGIGHATDLAVMLGLSGADPEYVPVENIGAIIAEINTTKSLILGAELPITFDPKVQIVFNKNFLPFHANGMTFTVETQTGAIYTSTFYSIGGGFVVKEESASNEKNDEIKASFPYPIDKATELLAYCKEQNMTVSQLVYENEKSLRSEDEIHHELMRVWNTMLECMYIGCHTEGVLPGGLNVRRRAYDSHQNLKSDLPYSTPQEWLGTIRKTKVYFRQILKWVSCFALAVNEVNASLGRVVTAPTNGSAGVIPAVLMYYLVIENHKAGEKEIKQFLLVAGEIGSIFKKGATISAAMGGCQAEIGVSSAMAAGALCELMGGCPEQVMMAAEIAMEHHLGLTCDPIGGLVQIPCIERNAMGAIKAINAAELALDTDPKNAKVPLDKVVSTMWETAKDMNNKYKETSEGGLAVAVNLADC; this is encoded by the coding sequence ATGGAATGTATATCTGTTTTTGATATGCTCAAGATTGGCGTTGGACCTTCGAGCTCACACACATTAGGTCCTTGGAGAGCCGCAGAGCTTTTCTTGAAAGAACTAAAAGAGCGTCAACTATTTAACCAAGTGCAAAACCTAACCGTAGATCTATTTGGTTCGCTTTCACTTACTGGTATTGGACACGCCACAGACTTAGCGGTTATGTTAGGACTGAGTGGTGCGGATCCAGAATATGTTCCTGTAGAAAATATCGGCGCCATTATTGCCGAAATCAACACGACAAAATCCCTTATTTTAGGAGCTGAATTACCGATTACGTTTGATCCTAAAGTTCAAATCGTTTTCAATAAAAACTTCTTGCCTTTCCATGCCAATGGAATGACCTTTACTGTTGAAACCCAAACGGGAGCAATCTATACCTCAACATTTTACTCCATTGGTGGAGGATTTGTTGTCAAAGAAGAAAGTGCTTCCAATGAGAAGAACGATGAAATTAAGGCTAGTTTTCCTTATCCTATAGACAAAGCAACCGAGCTTTTAGCGTATTGCAAAGAACAAAACATGACCGTTTCACAATTGGTCTATGAGAATGAAAAATCACTGCGCAGTGAGGATGAAATTCACCATGAACTGATGCGTGTTTGGAATACGATGTTGGAGTGTATGTACATTGGTTGTCATACCGAAGGGGTTCTACCTGGAGGATTAAATGTCCGCAGACGTGCCTATGATTCCCATCAAAATCTAAAGAGCGATTTACCTTATTCCACTCCGCAAGAATGGTTGGGTACGATTCGCAAAACCAAGGTTTATTTCCGCCAAATTCTAAAATGGGTAAGTTGCTTTGCACTTGCTGTAAATGAAGTCAATGCTTCTTTGGGACGTGTAGTAACTGCACCAACCAATGGAAGTGCAGGTGTTATTCCTGCTGTATTAATGTATTATTTGGTGATTGAAAACCACAAAGCGGGTGAAAAAGAGATCAAACAGTTTTTATTGGTTGCGGGCGAAATTGGCAGTATCTTCAAAAAAGGAGCGACTATTTCTGCAGCAATGGGTGGTTGTCAGGCCGAAATTGGTGTTTCTAGTGCCATGGCAGCAGGTGCACTATGTGAATTAATGGGTGGTTGCCCAGAACAAGTGATGATGGCTGCTGAAATTGCCATGGAGCATCACTTAGGTTTAACTTGTGATCCTATCGGTGGATTGGTTCAAATCCCTTGTATTGAAAGAAATGCCATGGGAGCAATTAAAGCCATTAATGCGGCAGAACTTGCACTAGATACCGATCCTAAAAATGCAAAAGTGCCTTTGGATAAAGTAGTAAGCACCATGTGGGAAACTGCTAAAGACATGAATAACAAATACAAAGAAACCTCAGAAGGAGGATTGGCAGTAGCAGTAAACTTAGCAGACTGTTAG
- the dnaK gene encoding molecular chaperone DnaK, whose product MSKIIGIDLGTTNSCVSVMEGNEPVVITNAEGKRTTPSVVAFVEGGEIKVGDPAKRQAVTNPTKTVASIKRFMGEKFSQIPAEITAVPYSVVKGDNDTPRVDIDGRLYTPQEISAMTLQKMKKTAEDFLGQEVTEAVITVPAYFNDAQRQATKEAGEIAGLKVRRIINEPTAAALAYGLDKTGKDQKVVVYDLGGGTFDISILELGDGVFEVLSTNGDTHLGGDDFDNVIINWLAEEFNSAEGVDLRKDAMALQRLKEAAEKAKVELSSATQTEINLPYITATASGPKHLVQTLTRAKFEQLSDDLVRRSMIPCEKALKDAGLSKSDIDEVILVGGSTRIPRIQEEVEKFFGKKPHKGVNPDEVVAIGAAIQGGVLTGDVKDVLLLDVTPLSLGIETMGGVMTKLIEANTTIPTKKSQVFSTAADNQPSVEIHVLQGERPMANDNKTIGRFHLDGIPPAQRGVPQIEVTFDIDANGIIKVSATDKGTGKSHDIRIEASSGLTEEEIERMKKEAEANADADKKAKESADKINEADAMIFQTDKQLKEFGDKLSAANKTAIEGALEELKKAYETKDVATITPALDKINEAWKAASEEMYKAQAEAQQGEGQGAQPNQGGNQGGGDAEGPQDVEYEEVK is encoded by the coding sequence ATGAGTAAAATAATTGGTATTGACTTAGGAACTACGAACTCATGTGTTTCTGTAATGGAAGGTAACGAGCCAGTAGTAATCACGAATGCGGAAGGAAAAAGAACAACACCTTCAGTTGTAGCATTTGTTGAAGGAGGAGAAATTAAAGTTGGAGATCCTGCAAAACGTCAGGCAGTGACAAACCCAACAAAAACGGTAGCGTCTATCAAGAGATTTATGGGTGAGAAATTCAGCCAAATCCCTGCTGAAATTACAGCTGTACCTTACAGTGTAGTAAAAGGAGATAACGATACACCTCGCGTTGATATTGACGGACGTTTATACACACCGCAAGAAATTTCTGCAATGACTTTACAAAAAATGAAGAAAACAGCAGAGGATTTCTTAGGACAAGAAGTAACAGAAGCTGTAATTACTGTACCAGCATACTTTAATGACGCGCAACGTCAAGCAACAAAAGAAGCAGGTGAAATTGCAGGATTAAAAGTAAGACGTATTATTAACGAGCCTACAGCTGCTGCGTTAGCCTACGGATTAGACAAAACAGGAAAAGATCAAAAAGTAGTAGTATACGATTTAGGGGGAGGTACATTTGATATTTCTATCCTTGAGTTAGGAGATGGAGTATTTGAAGTATTATCTACGAATGGAGATACACACTTAGGTGGGGATGACTTTGATAACGTAATCATCAACTGGTTAGCGGAAGAGTTTAACAGCGCTGAAGGAGTAGATTTACGTAAAGATGCAATGGCATTACAACGTTTAAAAGAAGCTGCTGAAAAAGCAAAAGTAGAGTTGTCTTCTGCAACACAAACAGAAATCAACTTACCTTATATTACAGCAACGGCTTCAGGACCGAAACACTTAGTGCAAACGTTGACAAGAGCTAAATTTGAGCAATTGTCTGATGATTTAGTACGTCGTTCTATGATTCCTTGTGAGAAAGCATTGAAAGATGCAGGATTATCTAAATCAGATATCGATGAGGTGATCTTAGTAGGTGGTTCAACACGTATTCCAAGAATTCAAGAAGAAGTAGAGAAATTCTTCGGTAAAAAACCACACAAAGGAGTAAATCCAGATGAGGTAGTAGCGATTGGTGCTGCTATTCAAGGGGGTGTATTAACAGGAGATGTAAAAGACGTATTATTATTAGACGTTACACCACTTTCATTAGGTATTGAAACAATGGGAGGGGTAATGACTAAATTAATCGAAGCAAATACAACAATTCCAACGAAAAAATCGCAAGTATTCTCTACTGCAGCAGATAACCAACCATCAGTTGAAATCCATGTATTACAAGGAGAAAGACCGATGGCAAATGACAACAAAACAATTGGTCGTTTCCACTTAGATGGAATTCCACCTGCACAAAGAGGTGTGCCTCAAATTGAAGTAACGTTCGATATTGATGCAAACGGAATTATCAAAGTATCTGCTACAGATAAAGGAACAGGTAAATCACATGATATTCGTATTGAAGCTTCATCAGGATTGACAGAAGAAGAAATCGAAAGAATGAAAAAAGAAGCAGAAGCAAACGCAGATGCAGATAAAAAAGCAAAAGAATCAGCAGATAAAATCAATGAGGCAGATGCAATGATTTTCCAAACAGACAAGCAATTGAAAGAATTTGGAGATAAGTTATCAGCAGCAAATAAAACTGCAATTGAAGGAGCTTTAGAGGAATTGAAAAAAGCATACGAAACAAAAGACGTTGCAACAATTACTCCAGCTTTAGACAAAATCAATGAGGCTTGGAAAGCAGCTTCTGAAGAAATGTATAAAGCACAAGCTGAGGCTCAACAAGGTGAAGGACAAGGCGCTCAACCAAACCAAGGAGGAAACCAAGGAGGTGGAGATGCTGAAGGACCTCAAGATGTTGAGTACGAGGAAGTAAAATAA